A single Argentina anserina chromosome 7, drPotAnse1.1, whole genome shotgun sequence DNA region contains:
- the LOC126802475 gene encoding uncharacterized protein LOC126802475, which translates to MILQLFFTVAFSAVPLTLYVPPLRSLNPFLETVEDLLSESRTYTNRVYPRVRHLWLRLVDCLLCTTTR; encoded by the coding sequence ATGATTTTGCAGTTGTTTTTCACGGTGGCTTTCTCGGCGGTGCCTCTGACTCTGTACGTTCCGCCGCTCCGAAGCTTAAACCCTTTTCTGGAAACGGTGGAGGATCTGCTGTCGGAATCCAGAACTTACACCAATAGGGTCTACCCACGCGTCCGCCATCTCTGGCTTAGGCTCGTGGATTGCTTGCTTTGCACCACCACCAGGTAG